A region from the Brachyspira pilosicoli genome encodes:
- a CDS encoding peptide ABC transporter substrate-binding protein: MLKRILLFLYIFILITSCTNNVNRSSKELFINAGEEPKTIDPTLSGNDFVYPRHVFETLIIKDKNGNLAGGACESWEISDDGLRYIFHLRENAKWSDGLNVTANDFVYALQRAANPASGAEYTSFVEYIKNAVKILSSELSVEELGVKAIDDYTLEITLEAPTGYFLDILTYPIFAPVRKDIIEKYGDKWSLSPESYIGNGAFIMTERNPDEKIVVIKNTNYWNKDNIVPEKITFVMMKDATLALAGIKDGSLDFSVNIIEQDLEKLKEEGIVNIAPYFSTVAFGINATNEVLKDVRIRKALSLAIDRNYIVENVVPTAKSPTSAWVPVGAYDVTGDFRENGGEYIDLSKEAYFNNVEMAKKLLAEAGYPNGENFPVLEYKTTSDLVYMQVAEAVQQMWKENLGIDLQITSLEWAAYQQMRSEKDYQLIRTLWIGDYSDPMTFLENYLSYRSQNTTGYSNVIFDKYIETARSTANQSIRMEAMHNAEKLLVAEDNLLIPIYNPSNPTLVSKRLKDYVLTPLQEYQFHYAYLE; encoded by the coding sequence ATGTTAAAAAGAATATTATTGTTTTTGTATATTTTTATTTTAATTACTTCATGTACAAATAACGTGAATCGTTCTTCAAAGGAATTATTTATTAATGCTGGTGAAGAGCCAAAGACAATAGACCCTACATTATCTGGAAATGACTTTGTTTATCCAAGGCATGTATTTGAAACTTTGATAATTAAAGATAAAAATGGAAATTTAGCTGGCGGAGCTTGTGAAAGTTGGGAGATTTCAGATGACGGACTTAGATATATTTTTCATTTGAGAGAGAATGCTAAATGGTCTGACGGACTTAATGTAACAGCGAATGATTTTGTTTATGCTTTGCAAAGAGCTGCTAATCCTGCCAGTGGGGCAGAGTATACTTCATTTGTAGAATATATAAAAAATGCTGTAAAGATACTTTCAAGTGAGCTTTCGGTAGAGGAACTTGGAGTGAAAGCTATAGATGATTATACTTTAGAAATAACCTTAGAAGCTCCTACGGGATATTTTTTAGATATACTTACTTATCCGATATTTGCTCCTGTTAGAAAAGATATTATAGAGAAGTATGGAGATAAGTGGTCATTAAGCCCAGAAAGCTATATTGGGAATGGTGCATTTATTATGACAGAGAGAAACCCTGATGAAAAAATAGTTGTAATAAAAAATACTAATTATTGGAATAAAGATAATATTGTTCCTGAAAAGATTACTTTTGTGATGATGAAGGATGCTACTTTAGCACTTGCTGGCATAAAAGACGGTTCATTAGATTTTTCTGTAAATATTATAGAGCAGGATTTAGAAAAGCTTAAGGAAGAGGGAATCGTTAATATAGCTCCATATTTTTCTACAGTTGCTTTTGGAATAAATGCCACTAATGAAGTCTTAAAAGATGTAAGGATAAGAAAGGCATTATCTTTGGCTATAGATAGAAATTATATAGTTGAAAATGTTGTTCCTACTGCAAAATCGCCTACAAGTGCTTGGGTTCCTGTGGGAGCTTATGATGTTACTGGAGATTTTAGAGAAAATGGGGGAGAATATATTGATTTATCTAAAGAGGCTTATTTTAATAATGTTGAGATGGCTAAAAAATTATTGGCTGAGGCGGGATATCCTAATGGGGAGAATTTCCCTGTATTAGAATATAAAACTACTTCAGATTTAGTTTATATGCAAGTAGCTGAAGCAGTGCAGCAGATGTGGAAAGAAAATTTAGGTATTGATTTACAAATTACTTCTTTAGAATGGGCAGCTTATCAGCAAATGAGAAGTGAAAAAGATTATCAGCTTATAAGAACTTTATGGATTGGTGATTATAGTGACCCTATGACTTTCTTAGAAAATTATTTAAGTTATAGAAGTCAAAATACTACAGGATACAGCAATGTTATTTTTGATAAATACATAGAAACTGCTAGGTCTACTGCCAATCAAAGTATAAGAATGGAAGCTATGCATAATGCTGAAAAATTATTGGTAGCAGAAGATAATTTGCTTATTCCAATATACAACCCATCAAATCCAACTTTAGTAAGTAAAAGATTAAAAGACTATGTTCTAACTCCATTACAAGAATATCAATTTCATTATGCTTATTTAGAATAA